AAATTTTGTAAGCAAAATGCATTCAGCCTATTCCATTCACCAATAAAGATAGTGTCATCCGTATATTGTAAATGCGAGATGGGGATTTTATCCCTTCTAACCTCAACCCCTTTGAATAACCCCTTTTCAACCGCTAATGTTGCCATCAAATTAAGACCTTCTGCCGCAAGAATAAAACGGAAATGGGAGAGAAGATCCCCTTTTCTAACCCCTCTTCCTAATGAGAACTCATTTGTCGGCGAGCCATTTATAAGAATCGAGATTGTAGCCGAACTAAGAATGAGAAAATCCATTTACGCCATTTTGAACCGAAACCCATACATTTCATAACTTCCATTAATAATTCTCAATTTATGCAATCAAAAGCTTTGTCGAAGTCAACTTTAAAGAGAATAACCTTGCACCTCGAAGATCTAACTTGGGGTTTTTCACTCTGGGTAgataaatgacttctctttattttaGAATAGtgaaaagattgtctacatcttacctccctcaTACCTAACTTATATGAAATTgagttttattgttgttgttgttgttgttgttgttgttgttgttgttgttatataaCAGAGGACGTAACAAAAACTAATCTCATAACAAAAGACTACTACAACATCTAACTTTCTTCAAGTCTTACTTTTTGTAAGTTTCACTTCCAAATATTCTTCCTATGATCCCCTTTACATCTTCTATTGTTGTGTACTCAAACTGAACATTGCAACTTAAATTTCATATATTTCTGAAAACATAAATTAGGGTTAAAATCGTTAATGCAATATGTATATTATCGAATGTTGATAAAAATTAAAATCGCTAAAACTCATACCGTACATATCTTGCATATTGTATGTATTTTACCATCTCGAATACCATATTATTAGTCATTCTTCCAAACGTCGACTAGTTAAGCATATTTAGGGTTCGATTAATAATTTTCATCGGAGTAAGGTTATTGAGGGTTTTAAGAAAATGAAGATGAAAATAGTGTTTTCAAGAAAATGACTAATTTACCCTCATGTTAGATGCACATGGACAGAGGTACCGGAATAAATAGACGGTCAAGTGACGGAAGTACTACAGTTGAAAAAATATTCAAATCAAAGGACAACCAATGAAAAAATTGAGGGACTACGTGAAAAAATAGTACACCAGAGGAACAATCTTTGTAATTTTGTGATCATTAGTTTAATTAAATAtagaataattaatattaaaactagtGTATACTTGTGAGTTGTGACTACACGAAATTagtaattaataaaatttttaacTATAGTCCACAGGGGTTGTCCTTAACATGATTTTAACAAGTGTACATAGCGTTTATGTATTACTTTTTAATAGGCGGTTATGAATTGGTACAATATATTAAAGTGTATAGTTGACGTGTGTTCAATCGTGTGTGTGTCTCGAATCAACTATTTTAGATTTATAAACTTATACTACTACGACTTTAGCATTACAGGCAGAGTCCCGGTCAGTGTAGAGTAGTGTAAGTACAAGATCGTCTCAAAAGAGGTATGCCAGATAGTTGCTGAATTTATTTTATCTGTTCTAGCTCattttataattaaatatatcaattGGGAGGTTTTGTATTGCAGGAGCAATGGATAAATTGAAGATAAACTCAAATATAAAAAAGGAAGAATGTTGGTTCGGTTGGGGTTTTTTATGTGTAAACGGATCAAATTTTAAAAGCGTCTTCTCTAATGACTTTGAGTGGTTGAACATGAACATCTGAGTCTTTAATCCCTCTATTCGCGAAGTGTACCTAACTGTCATTTAAGTGCCACTAAGGTTAAACGTATTATCACACTATGAGACTTAATCCAGCTGTTCCACCCGCGCATACCAAGTACATTAAGAGATCCAATTCGTTAGTGCACCAATATCACGATACTAAGTCGATCTAGGGGATCAATTTAGAACAGTGGGTCTTTTTAACCAAGCCCGTAAGAGTTCTCAACAAACAGTATTCAATAACTAAATATCAGTCCTTGGTGTCGGCTGTTGTTATCTAGCCGCCGACTGGTGTGTTGAACAAGCAAGGCCGCAGACTGGCTATTGACAGTCGCCGGCTAAATCAAGCTtttactgtaacgacccaacccgttttccgaccaaaaacacgcccaaaaaaaaattttgtggaacagtacatctggacggcgtccagttctgaaggactggacggcgtccaagccttttggacggcgtccaaatgaactaaaagattCTGATCTGTTTTAcatttacacgcgagcgaaaaacccgcttcccgacactttcacacgaaaacactttc
This window of the Rutidosis leptorrhynchoides isolate AG116_Rl617_1_P2 chromosome 7, CSIRO_AGI_Rlap_v1, whole genome shotgun sequence genome carries:
- the LOC139860353 gene encoding uncharacterized mitochondrial protein AtMg01250-like, with amino-acid sequence MDFLILSSATISILINGSPTNEFSLGRGVRKGDLLSHFRFILAAEGLNLMATLAVEKGLFKGVEVRRDKIPISHLQYTDDTIFIGEWNRLNAFCLQNLLKCFELASVLKVNFHKSCLYGVGVSIMELNEVANLIGCQIGTFPFTYLGLPIRCRMKKLKDWNLVSSSIQMGSIPGLGLYQRTKLGVEYIDGGA